AAGGGCCAGATTTCAGTTCATacttgatttcattttcatgagtCAGTGCAGgatctcctcttcccctccctcccccccccccccccataaatCCCTgaaagtaataataatgaatttaaCTGTTAGTCTTTTTGGTGCTTTTGGCTTAGTTTGggctaatatttttcttcagacttttttttttttaaacaaaacaaatgggAAGACACATTTAGTCTCTAGCTAAGTAATCGTCTTAAAATATAGaagttttttaatgttttagtaTCAATACCTTGATTAAGAAGACATTCAAAGGAGtaacttttatttgttttctaaggaTATTTTATCTACTCACTATATTTATTCATTGTTTTATCAGCTCTTTTTTGAAACACCACAAGCAGTTAATGCACCTTATAAAGGACTCCTGACCTTTTGCAGCTTCATAACTCATATCTAGATGTCACCAGTGTTTCCCATGTTAACAGTTCTGAGCATGTTTTACTATATGTGCCTTCGGCGCCGAGCTAGGACAGCTACAAGAGGAGAAATGAACAGCCGGAGAGCTATTGAGTCAAATACCCGAGCCTTACCTATCAATGCTGAAATCGTTCAGTATGCCAAAGAAGTGCTGGATTTCAGCTCTCATTATGGTAGTGAAAACAGCATGTCATATACCATGTGGAATTTAGCAGGTATTCCAAACGTGTATCCTAGTTCTGGTGACTTTACTCAGACTGCCGTTTTTCGGACTTACGGGACCTGGTGGGATCATTGCCCCAGTGCTCGATTGCCGTTCAAGAGGACGCCACCCACCTTCTGTAGCCAAGACTATGTAGAACTCGCTTTTGAGGAGCCAGTTTATCCTACAGCAGTGCATATTCTGGAAACATATCATCCTGGAGCTGTGGTTAGGATTTTGGCATGCTCTGCAAATCCTTATTCACAAAATCCACCAGCTGAAgtaaggtaattttttttcctctatgcTTTTCTGTAAGATATTAAAGAGTAAAAAATCCTGTTTAGCAAACTTTACTTttagtatttctgtatttgataTCTGACCCACTAACATTTTCTGCATGTGTTCAAAACAGTTGTGGCATATGTTTTAAGAACAACTTTGTTTTACATGAATTAATGTAGACTCTAATATCAGCCTACATTTTTGTAATGATAGTTCCTTTGTTGAAATTTTGATgagcaataattatttttgcacAAAAATCACTTGTGAAATGGAAGTTCTGCTGAATTATTCTCcgataagaaaagcaaattgtATAGAAGAGCCTGAGGTTTTATGGTTGCTATGTTGTAATGTTTAAAGTAGCCTAAAACTCTTCTCTCTGTATGCTTTAGGAGGCTGTATGTGTAGTAGAATCAGGTGTTGTAACTGTTCATTTGGAACTGGGGCCAAAACCAGAAGCACAGCACAGTGGACAAAAGTGATACCATTTGTCTCATTCAAAGTGCATGAACAGCACGTGATTTTACACTTGTTTTGTAGACTGAAAGAAACTGGTTCAGTCTTGTCAGTTTTCCATAGCCTAAGAATGCCTGACACACCTTCCAGTTTTGAAAGGGAGGTGGGAGtgagggacaaaaaaaaaaaaaaaaaagagggacaTGATGACTGTTAAGATAATGGGAAAAACCACTGTGAATGAGACATGAAACTTTCAGTTGGGAAgtttagaaacagaaatggaaagagaaagagaacaggTAAAAGTTCAGAGTGGGGAGGGAAAATTGGGAAAAGCTATATAGTAATCAGCATTTgccacaggaaagaaattatatCAAACCCACAAAGCAAAAAGGAGGACtagcagaagaaatagtaacaaaaatatttttagatgcaTCCTAAAGAAAGTAATATGCCAACAAATACTGTATACCTTTAAAATGCCTGCCTTGAAGGGAAGGCAGGTACAAGCAGATGTTGGCCTAggacctgcttttttttttttttttttttttttttttttttttttcccctttctcctgaTCTGCCTTTTTCAGATACAgcttaaaagtgtatttttgggggctaatttttcattttacttgctTATTTGATTATGTAGCACAGATTTAGGTAGAGATTATTTTGGTAATTCTGTTGATAATGCTGCGCTACAGAACTTACTGTTAAGATAGTGAGTGCACTGCTGTGCAGTACAAGGATATAATTCTGGATAGgataatgctgtttttattttaaaaatgttttaaagtctGTTTAGTTCTTGtttcataaaaaaacaaacttctcaAATTTGTGTAAAGACTAATCAGGTcaaaaaaattaactgaagCAGTTATTTAGTAAGgtgtacttttaaaagaaaaaattgctctGGGGcctaaaaagaggaaaatactgaTACATGACTGCAATATATACAGCATTAATGCTTTTTTATAGCTCCTCTCGGGGTATGATTAGACTGAGAGGCCAGATGTCCGCTTTATCATAAGAAGGGCTGAAGCTTCTTTAGGACCCTGCCTTTCTCTTTGTAGGCAGAGTTCTGTTCTCCCTAGGTTAGGAGCATTTTTGGTAAGAGGAGGGCTGGTGGTTTTAGCAGTCCTCAGCACCTGTGATCTGTGTGGTGCTAGTCCTGGTGAAAACCGTAGAGCTGttataggtattttttttttctttttggcttgcCTTTCCTTAGCAGGACTTGGCTCTTCAGCACTGCTCATTTGGTTTGTCTcccactttcttttaaaagagacaGAACATGTCTTAACACACCAAATTTGAAGGGAAGCTAAAGGAACCCTTTCTCCAGGTTAGGTGGCCAgtactttttctccttcagctgtATGTGGGGAACATGAAGATCTGCAAGACTCTGATCTGTCTTCTGCTTAGATTCTCAGTACCTTGCTTTCAGTTCCAAAAATTCTCTGAGATACCAactaagaattatttttctgggaAATGGAAATAGACCTGCTAACCTCAGGTGATTCTCTGTTTAACTAGTGTTTTGTAGGTCAttacaaaggtttttttttctcactcctTTTTAACAGTTCTTACTTTTTGTATAAAAAGAAGGCCAAAttgatcttttctgtttattttaggAATGTCAATGTCTTGAGAGAAGCCTGTGGACTCTACTTAAATCTGTTGTGAGAGGAAGAAACCTATTGAGACTTGTTTAAATGCCATACTTAGTGGATTACAGTAGTCCAGCTGcataatttcttccttttttcagtatttaaaacttGAACTTAACCAAGACTTTGCTCTGCACAAAAGTTTCTGATCTGCAGGAGGCCCTGTAAGGGCTTTGTGTACCAGAGTCCTTGCTCAAGAGGGCTTTATGTAGAAAAAATggtgtagaaaaatatttctagccTATGTAGTTGTATCACATGTtcctgtgttgctgatgcattGGATTTTGCTATGAATGACAGCTTTTGCATGTCACTGTCTCAGAGCAGCTTTATTCAGAGTCCTTTTAGAGATGGGACCTACTCTTTGTggagtgtgtgggggggaaactattaatttatttttcagattggAATGTAATTATGCATAACTAATCCTAATGCTTAAAACATGAGAGTGAATTTCAAGCCTTCTGATTATAGCTTAACCACTACTTCAGCAATTTGAGGATTCTCTATCCTCTCATATTTTCTGCTCCcctaaacacagaaaatgttttatgcaGGGGACAGTGATGAGCAATActttaaaatcataaatttGAGAGGAGCTTCTGTCTTTACACATGGAGACCTTCTTTGCTCTTGATTAGTGCCCTCAGGCCATGGCtgatgagaaatattttggttttggtagtttcttaaaatatacttgCATATGTTAGTATCTACTTTCTTATGTGAATTATCTGAATGTAGAAAACCCAAgcaaaaatcatagaatcagtaaggttggaagggatctctggagatcatctagtccaacctcaaAAATTATTAATCTGAGATTAAAGAAATATTGTAACATGccctttcagtttttaaatagtGAAGAATTCTCCCTCTTTTTATTGTATTACTTTATGCTATGATTATTTTACTAGTGTGACTTTTAGATTATGTGTTGTGATACacataaatgatttcttttttcctttttttctctctttcccctcttccccttctcccaaAGTTTATTCCTGACAGTTCCTTAATGGCTTCTTCTGTATCGGCCCATTAGAAACTTTTTGATATTCCTAACACTCTTTGTTAGTGGCTGTCAGACAGGAAGAGAATGTGTCTGTTTAAATGGGAAGaatcaagtgaaaaataactttttctgaaatttttaaccttttccttttacaaaaatattttttaaatttcaaaatcgcttctatttttcttccttctttcttaaCTTAATTGACATTTCCTCTTAACTCATATACATTATGGTGCCATCACATATTCATATTCTATTCTTTGTgctcaataaatattttccaaatactcTGGGATGTGCAGCAATGCTTGAGGTGCTATTGCTTTACAGTGTATTTCCTTACCACTATGGAATGATTTCTGCTTTAGTAGATTAGAGATTGTTCTAtgtttttgattgtttgtttgtttttctccttactATTTTGTGCAGATAAGATATAACAAGTATTAGCTTGTTTTCTGCAGGTCAGATATCATGGTCATATGACTGGCTGGGAGCAGTTCCAGAGCTATCAGTGGCAGCATTCTGCCTCATATGTTCCTGCcgtttctttcttatttatttatttaattttttggtTTCACCTAAAAGCCTTGCTACATGCAAAGCTCTTTTGAGCAAAATTCCAATTTTGATTTCAAACCTGTAGATTATAGGTTGgctgaatattttcttgatCTACCATATGGCTGTGTTTGCTATAGGAGAGCAAAGACTTTCCTGAAAGTCTTGAAGCCTGTAGAGGCAGAAACTGCTGCAACCAGCAAAGCAGGCTGAGGAATACAAAATAGAAGgctccctctctttctgttAGGAAGCTCATTGTATTTAGGCAGTagactttttcttaaaatctgatTTGTGTGGGAATATCTTGAATTTCTTCCCTAGCAGACAGGAATGGGATCAAAATGTTTGATAAATGATCTCCTGTTCTGATAAAGGACTGAAGCTGGAAAAGTAGTGTactgaatataaaatatcaGAAGTCTCTTGCTTGTAGGCATAGAGGCATACAAATGGctcttttgcattatttttttttcccttatgaaTCTTTGATGAAGGCACCCAAAATGCTGCTGATACTATCAACACATTAGAGTGTGGTAAGGGACCTTCAGGGCTGTGTCACTAATGTGTAACACACAACCTAGGTTCTATCCATTGGCATGCTTGCTCATAACATATTTTGACATCTTCAGGGAAACGCAGATATCTCTTACCCAGAAGATCGTCACAGAAGAATGAATTGGTTCATGGGACAGTGTTATTTTTGAGAAACGTATGAAAAGCTCAAGTGGATAAAgcaattatttgaaatattgtttgctattttaaatgCCCTTAGAGCGTTCTCAGatgctctctgctctctctggTATTTCAGAATCAAGCTCTTAAACTAAAAATGATAATCTGTGACTTGCTCCCCCACAGTATACTGCTGAGATAGTGAACTGTACTCATCCCTTTGACCTGAATGGTTCTAAAATTCTTCCTATCATCAGACTTCCTTCCCTTTTGTGTTTACAAACTCACAGGTGTGGCCGTGGGTACACTTTCCAAATTACATGGAGCCTCGTGTACTGAAACATCCATGGCATGGTAGGCAGAGCACCTACCTTGACTAGAGGAGGTGGGATGTGGCACGTATCACGCTTACAATTCTTGCAGAAGTTGCAATTTCAGCAAAGGCATGGTTTTATTTGCTGAGTTCCCATATATATTCCTTGTTGGTATACCtgactttttcccttcttttgtcttttaattcAGTTGCAAGTTCCTTGGGCTAgggcatttatttttttgtgcttgaGTAGCACCTACACCATTACTCACTCTTTATGCTGATCGCAATTTTATAACACAATAAGTCTTTTCAGTAGATAGCAGGCAAAGTTTAATCTTGTCTCACAGGAGAGAAATCTGATTACTTTTCCGAGGAGCCATTTCTCAGAAGAATCTTTCTTATTATATGTATTCTTCAGAAGTAACGAGGTCTGTTCAGGTATAGTCTTAGCCATTGCCTTTGAACATCAAAGCTTTCCAATAGTGTTAGGTcaacaaaaaataagcaataaataTATGCTCTCATTTGACACAAACTTTGCAAGTATGCTTCTCATCCTGAAAAGCAGTACTGTAGTTCCTATCTTCACGGTGAAGAGAGTGggagggtttggggtttttttgattatttttgtttttatttttgtataggTGTACAAAATCTTTGGTATCAGAAATTTGAGTGTAATGAGTTCCCAGCTATTTTAATAAAGGAGGTAGTGACAAATGCAATGGGAAAACTGAGTCAATTAAAGCTGAATGGAAAAGTTGACTTAAATCCTCACTTTCTTCAGTCACTAAAGAGAGGAACACAGACTGTACTGCCTCTTGTTCAGGCCTTGCATGGCAGTGTAAAACTGAGGCTTTCCAGTACACTGCTAGTGAAAGCTTCTTATCAAATCATTCTCATTGCAACATCTGTGAGCAGCTGTTACTGTACATTTGCAAGACTTGAACAAACAACTTCCTACCTTCAGTCATTTGATCCTACTTGATTTTTGGGAGTACATAGAACCTTAGTAACTCTATAGGGGAAgagaataaatttattttgatttctttccagGTATTTTTAAGGAATTCAATTTCTTTGTCATAGGTTAGCGCATCTTATATTCTGAACACATGCAGGCATTCCATCTTAGGGAAACTGATTTTTAGTACCCATTCTCAAACTAGAACTGTCTGATGAAAGACCTTTCCTTAGGAGGATTTGGAAACAGGTGgctgtaaagaaaaatgcttcagaacAAAAGAACTGCAGTTCTTAGTAGGAGTCTCTTGGAAATTTGGACTTTTTGATCTATTTCCAACTGCAGTGTATTAAGAAGATGCATATGCTAGGGAAGAATATACCAACCCTGACTGGAAGAGCAATTATTCTGGCCTGGTTTTGTGTGAGGTGTCACCAAGGGAGAGAAGAACATCCAAAGCAACGTAgtagactttttcttttcttttttttttccccctccagtCATACCAACAGCTAACTCCTTTAGTCAGATTAGTGGGCTGTTGATGAAATCAAAACAACATGATGAAAAGAATGGAGAATAGTCATAGTCTTTTTGTTCATCAGCAGTTAGTATATAATGTGAAGCTTCACAAGGCTGTAAAAAGTCCTGCTACATGTCTTTACTGTTCTCTAGTTTAGTACAAAGACTGGGAATCAGAAGCATTGCTTTCTGAAGAAGGTTATTGCTTTGCAATTTGATGAACCTAGACCTCGAgatgcattctttttttcccagagttGTGCTATTGACCGATAATCCTTTCTCCAGGGCACCAAAGGAGAAGTGACTGAGACACTTTCAATTAAAAGTTGATGGTCCAGCATGTActaaagaagttaaaaaatagCCTTGAGTTTCCCCTCGGAACAGTTTGACTGAGTATAAGAAAATGTCTAAGCAAAATGTCAGATGGTGATCTGGATGTTTTCAACAAAAAGGTCATTTACAATCCTAACATTAAGTATTTGCTTAGGGAATCAGCCTGTGCAAGAGTGTGCCAGTGGAactacttctgtttctttctgccATGAATTGACATTCTTTTCCTAAGCAAATGAAGTTTTCATCTCATACTGATAATTCTTATAAAAGCTGTTAATCTTAGGGTACAGTTGTCATGTCTCTTACGGCAGTGCTTGCTAACATGCCATAGGTTCACTGATTCTGCATGTTTGCTTTCAGTTcatgacatttcttttcctttgacaGAAGACTTCTGCAAGCCTCCCACTCTACTGTAAGGTATCTGGAGAGTGACGTGATGCAGGATAGGAAAACTTCTGTACATTCCTCAAAATGTCTATTATGAAATGGAGGTTTCAGCATATATGAATAAATTTtactattctgaaaatattagcaAATATCGAGCTTCTAAGCCTTGTTTGTATTAAGTGTGCTCTATTTTAATGGAAACCTTGCGTTTTACTTTCTGTGATGATGGACAAATTTTAGGTGTTTGGTTCTGGAGAACAAAGcgtgttttttatatatatatatatataatgtgtgtgtttacacaaacacaggcacacacgcACATTCTGCCGTACATGTTGGTGTTGAACGGTACTTGCAAGTTCATAGCAGTGATATCTGTTATGGAGAGCTGTGGTGTTGAGatcgtagggcagatgctgtATTTCTAAGACCTATGTGACAAGGCAGTAGGCTGAGAGAAATCTTTGAAGCTGGGGACCAGACTTCCGTTGGGGAATAGATGGGGAGATTTCTAAGTTTCATACAAAGGATACAGAGATTTCTGTAAGCGTACTATCGAAGGGGTAGCAGCAGTGGTTGGTGGAGGCTTCGTTCTTAATTAACTAGACTTGAATGtgaaggagaggggaggaagagaacaTCAGTGACTAAAATCCATTTGTTGGATGCGAAcccaagcacacacacacaacaggtttttgttttcaggcCTTTTGACAAGTTTAGGAGCACTCAAGGCCTAACAAATATAAGACTTCATTCTCCAGATTACTGAGTTGGCAGCAGGTTTCATTGACATTTATTGGAGAAGAAttgaggtgtgtgtgtgtgcaaatgcGGGTGTACATATGGAAGTTTTGTGCTTGCCTTGAACCACCTCCTGCCGCTGGGGAACGAATAGGATAAAGCTTCATCagtatatcatttttttcccaaataatccttttaaaaataacttgaagattctgtttcctttctgttttttatttttatccttaaCCTCGTATAAATAAGACAATATGACAGTgaatagctttttaaaagaatattttgcttaGTTGGGCAGATAGGCAAAGCAAAGTTTagacattttgtattttgttaatgCTGCAGTTTGAACAGCTTTGTGACTGAGTGTGAGCTGTGACTTTTGTATTGATTTTGTGagtatgtgtgcatgtgagaGAGAGAACCTTCTGTGGGGCTTGAGAGATCAGCTGACTTTGTATTTGAGTTAGTTAATAAGACTGCCCCAGGCATACTTGCACTAATGCATGATTGTTATGAAAGTATCTATAATCAATTTGTTAAGAATACTTTAACTGTGAAATATTCAAACAACTTGTACGTGTGTAACAGTAATCTAACCCAGGTGCATGACTACAAGTATACAGCTTGTTTTGTTATTTAGCAATGCAGAGAAAATATACTGAGATTATGAATGTGTGTGACGTGTTAAATTCTTCCTTAGGGTATTTACTACATCTAGGGGAAAGTGTAACAATTTTCATTGGCTTTTCAATGGTGTTTCTCACTTGCTAAATATTTCTGACACAAGAgtgctctttctgctttcatagGTTGCATTAATAACGTTGATCTTGATCCCTGTATGGTGTATACAATTCTTTTTCACAGATGGGAAATTCTTTGGTCTGAGGCACCTACAAAGGTGAACAGTCCACAGGCTCGGCAGTTCACACCTTGTATCAAACAGATAAATTTTCCCACAAACTTAATTCGCTTGGAAGTCAACAGTTCTCTTCTGGACTATTACACCGAATTAGATGCAGTAGTACTACACGGTGTGAAAGAGAGACCTATGCTTTCACTTAAGACTTCAATGATTGATATGAATGATATTGATGAGGATGAAGATGATGAGAAGTATGGCTGTGGAATGGACGCTCTTAATAAACAGTTCAACGCTGTTACCCTCAGGGAGTGGCCAACTAATGGATATTTTGATAAACTGCCTTATGAGGtaagaaggaaatatttgtaCTGAATGTAGTTATCTTAAGCATTAAGAGTGCAAAAATAGTGTACAAGGTACTACTGAtcagcttttttcccccagtgtTAGAGTTCCTTGCACTCTTTTGTGGGTCTCCTACAATTATTGTAGATTTATGTCTGACTTCTAACAACATCTCAATCTGTTTACTTCCACGGATGGATATTAACAAGTCAGTTGGCTGTTATTTGCATAGTTATTGCAGTTCTGTTTCTCAGTAACCTATCCactaaaacagcattttttttatgttagtTACTCTAGCCTCTAATTTCTAGCTCTTGAACTTAGaattttcttgcagttttctgGTGATGCAGGCGCTAGTAGTTTGTATTCCTCGTAcataacaaagaagaaagatgtacaaaagagatggaaaaggacGGGATCAAAATTTGGAAGTGATAATAAgctaaatgtttctttttctgttaccTCACTTATAAAAATCCTAGAACTGTGTTCTTGAAAGTGCCTTGTCATTTTCACATTATTAGCTTATTATGAAATAAACTTCTGTCTGGCTAAGTTTTGAATCCCAATGCAAATGAAAAGTGCTGTAGCTCTGCTCTCTGGACTTGTGTTCGCTGTCCTGTTTTGGTGCACTTGTGCTAATCATGGaacaaaaaaatagcagaaaaaagtTGTGATCCTGTGCCTGTATGGGAGTTGCAAGTATGTTTAAAgttgcacagaatcacagaatggttgaagttggaagtCAATGTAAATAAGTATTATCTTTCTTGTAGTTTTTAGTATAGAGATTGATTGAGCATGACTGCTGAATATTGTGTGCAGACCTTGAAATTCATAGTGGAGTGTAACCATTTGTGGAGGCTGATACCAGCCTGCATTAAGTATAGTCAGATGAACAATTTAGAGACCACTTGAT
The sequence above is a segment of the Rhea pennata isolate bPtePen1 chromosome 3, bPtePen1.pri, whole genome shotgun sequence genome. Coding sequences within it:
- the FBXL4 gene encoding F-box/LRR-repeat protein 4 isoform X2; this translates as MSPVFPMLTVLSMFYYMCLRRRARTATRGEMNSRRAIESNTRALPINAEIVQYAKEVLDFSSHYGSENSMSYTMWNLAGIPNVYPSSGDFTQTAVFRTYGTWWDHCPSARLPFKRTPPTFCSQDYVELAFEEPVYPTAVHILETYHPGAVVRILACSANPYSQNPPAEVRWEILWSEAPTKVNSPQARQFTPCIKQINFPTNLIRLEVNSSLLDYYTELDAVVLHGVKERPMLSLKTSMIDMNDIDEDEDDEKYGCGMDALNKQFNAVTLREWPTNGYFDKLPYELIQLILSHLTVPDLCRLAQTCKLLYQHCCDPLQYIHLSLQPYWARINDTSLEYLQSRCTLIQWLNLSWTGNRGAISVSGFSRFLKVCGSELVRLELSCGHFLNETCLEVITELCPNLQELNLSSCDKIPPQAFNHIAKVGSLKRLILYRTKVEQTALLSILNFCSELQHLSLGSCVMIEDYDLIASMMGAKCKKLRSLDLWRCKNITESGIAELASGCQLLEELDLGWCPTLQSSTGCFTNLARKLPNLQKLFLTANRSVCDTDIEELAANCTHLRQLDILG